From the genome of Miscanthus floridulus cultivar M001 chromosome 10, ASM1932011v1, whole genome shotgun sequence, one region includes:
- the LOC136488723 gene encoding E3 ubiquitin-protein ligase PUB23-like: MEVSLSTTAEVPHYFLCLISVEVMLDPVTLATGITYNRTSINAGSSPTVERFPTPRPLLDSGRVAALLDEGQHGRDRQAAAALREIKAFVAKSERNRPCVEATPGAVDFIASLVTKHSFAPSVADGCELRRPAGRSRPRAWRRCRRRVRRDSMMSRKKKTLPENNPSVTKI; this comes from the exons ATGGAGGTCTCGTTGTCCACTACGGCGGAGGTCCCTCACTATTTCCTCTGCTTGATCTCCGTGGAGGTCATGCTTGACCCGGTCACGCTCGCCACCGGCATCACCTACAATCGTACCAGCATCAATGCTGGCTCTTCACCAACG GTTGAGCGCTTCCCCACGCCGCGCCCGCTGCTCGACTCTGGCCGCGTCGCGGCGCTCCTCGACGAGGGCCAACATGGCAGGGACCGCCAGGCGGCCGCCGCGCTTAGGGAGATCAAGGCCTTCGTCGCCAAGAGCGAGCGCAACAGGCCCTGCGTCGAGGCCACGCCAGGCGCCGTCGACTTCATCGCCTCACTTGTCACCAAGCACTCCTTCGCGCCTTCTGTTGCGGACGGGTGCGAGCTCCGGCGGCCGGCTGGGAGGTCGCGGCCGCGGGCATGGAGGCGGTGTCGTCGAAGGGTTCGGCGCGACTCTATGATGTCGCGCAAAAAGAAAACGCTGCCGGAAAACAATCCTTCTGTGaccaaaatttga